From Chitinophagaceae bacterium, the proteins below share one genomic window:
- a CDS encoding urate hydroxylase PuuD produces MVASLYLYVSGTAWESHLMEWMNIVLRLMHVTFGIAWIGASFYFVFLENALNRTKDVRDELAGNLWAVHGGGFYYLEKYKVAPKTIPKHLHWFKYEAYFTWVTGFCLLFVVYYFNASALLVDKNILDISPLAATGIGVGSFIVGWVIYDLLCKSPLIKEPIVFTLVGFVALVGFAYFYSHVFSGRAAYIHFGALVGSIMVANVFFVIIPAQKAMVRAAKRGLPPDPQPGKNALNRSLHNNYFTLPVLFVMISNHFPTTFGYEQPWLVLVIISLGTAGVKHYLNLREKGQLAVWVLPVSVVILLAGAFISAPPKDPGACNSKIEFSEVNAIIQARCVSCHSSKPTDDVYKAPPNGVIYDTPDDIVRKAALIMQRVVITKTMPQNNKTNITQKERDILRCWIEQGAPVK; encoded by the coding sequence ATGGTGGCATCGCTTTACCTGTATGTAAGCGGCACGGCATGGGAGTCGCATTTAATGGAATGGATGAATATTGTGCTGCGGCTGATGCACGTTACTTTCGGCATTGCATGGATCGGGGCTTCTTTCTATTTCGTTTTCCTGGAGAACGCACTCAATCGCACCAAAGATGTACGGGATGAGCTCGCCGGTAACCTCTGGGCGGTACATGGCGGAGGATTTTATTACCTCGAAAAGTATAAAGTTGCTCCGAAGACCATTCCGAAACATCTTCATTGGTTCAAGTACGAGGCCTATTTTACCTGGGTTACCGGTTTTTGCCTGTTGTTTGTGGTGTATTACTTTAATGCATCGGCGCTCCTGGTTGATAAGAATATCCTGGATATCAGCCCGCTTGCTGCCACAGGCATAGGGGTGGGTTCTTTTATCGTAGGGTGGGTCATTTATGACCTGCTTTGCAAATCACCGCTTATTAAAGAACCAATAGTATTTACGCTGGTTGGTTTTGTGGCTTTGGTCGGGTTTGCTTATTTCTACTCCCATGTTTTCAGCGGCCGTGCCGCATACATACACTTCGGTGCCCTGGTCGGAAGCATTATGGTGGCCAACGTTTTCTTTGTGATCATTCCTGCGCAGAAGGCCATGGTGCGTGCTGCAAAAAGGGGGCTGCCCCCGGACCCGCAACCGGGAAAAAATGCACTGAACCGCTCCCTGCATAATAATTATTTCACCCTGCCGGTTTTGTTCGTGATGATCAGCAATCATTTTCCCACCACGTTCGGGTATGAACAGCCCTGGCTGGTACTTGTCATTATTTCTTTGGGAACTGCTGGTGTAAAACATTACCTTAACCTCCGGGAAAAAGGACAATTGGCGGTGTGGGTATTGCCGGTATCTGTGGTGATCCTGCTGGCCGGTGCATTCATCTCTGCCCCGCCCAAAGACCCGGGAGCCTGCAATTCAAAAATTGAATTCAGCGAAGTGAATGCCATTATCCAGGCAAGATGTGTAAGCTGTCATTCATCCAAACCAACGGACGATGTTTATAAAGCGCCCCCCAACGGCGTGATCTACGATACGCCGGATGATATTGTAAGAAAGGCAGCCCTGATCATGCAGCGGGTGGTGATAACGAAGACGATGCCGCAGAACAATAAGACGAACATCACACAAAAAGAAAGGGATATACTGCGCTGCTGGATCGAACAGGGTGCACCCGTAAAGTGA
- the alc gene encoding allantoicase: MAFEKVKEIIKEAPAFTRLTDLAAERLGGKVLYATDDFFAEKENLIKPGRGIFIADKYTDRGKWMDGWESRRKRTPGHDWAVIQLAAPGKIAGFDIDTNFFLGNHPPHASVEAVNIPGDPAISDWDTAAWKEVLPKSQLDAGSQNFYECKSDEICTHIRLHIYPDGGVARLRVYGEVFKNWDAVSAAEELDLAAAINGGKAIACNDMFFSAMGNLIMPGRGINMGDGWETRRNRTPNNRDWVILKLAHKGNIERIIVDTCHFKGNYPDSCSIEACMSGNDDEVINDKVQWQVLLPQQKLRADSEHEFTKEVNSGNSFSHVRLNIFPDGGISRLCLFGKKKN, translated from the coding sequence ATGGCTTTTGAGAAAGTAAAAGAAATAATTAAAGAAGCTCCGGCATTCACCCGGCTAACAGATCTTGCTGCGGAAAGGCTGGGAGGGAAGGTCCTGTATGCCACCGATGATTTCTTTGCGGAAAAGGAGAACCTGATCAAACCCGGCCGGGGGATCTTTATTGCAGATAAATATACCGACCGTGGCAAATGGATGGATGGCTGGGAAAGCCGCCGCAAACGCACACCGGGCCACGACTGGGCTGTAATACAACTAGCTGCACCGGGTAAAATTGCCGGCTTTGATATTGACACTAATTTTTTTCTTGGCAACCATCCACCCCATGCATCTGTTGAAGCAGTAAATATTCCCGGCGATCCGGCGATCAGCGATTGGGATACCGCTGCATGGAAAGAGGTATTACCCAAATCACAGCTCGATGCCGGTTCACAGAATTTTTATGAATGCAAAAGCGATGAGATCTGCACCCATATCCGCCTGCATATTTACCCGGATGGCGGTGTGGCAAGGCTAAGGGTATATGGGGAGGTATTCAAGAACTGGGATGCTGTTTCTGCTGCTGAAGAACTTGACCTGGCTGCAGCGATCAACGGCGGCAAGGCCATCGCTTGCAACGACATGTTCTTCAGCGCCATGGGTAACCTGATTATGCCGGGCCGTGGCATTAATATGGGGGATGGCTGGGAGACCAGGCGCAACCGTACTCCCAACAACCGTGACTGGGTGATCCTTAAACTGGCTCACAAGGGAAATATTGAACGCATTATAGTTGACACATGTCATTTCAAAGGCAACTATCCCGATAGCTGCTCTATTGAAGCCTGCATGAGCGGTAATGATGATGAAGTGATCAATGATAAAGTACAATGGCAGGTATTATTGCCGCAACAAAAACTACGTGCTGATAGCGAACATGAATTTACAAAAGAAGTAAATAGCGGAAACAGCTTTTCTCATGTAAGGCTGAATATCTTCCCCGATGGCGGTATCAGCAGGCTGTGTTTGTTTGGTAAGAAAAAGAATTAA
- a CDS encoding molybdopterin-dependent oxidoreductase, with product MEGALFVKVFDSPLAHGKINKLDFSAAEKLDGIVKIFSCKDIPGENQVGGIIPDEPFLADQEVHYRGQPVLLVVAENEDAAEEAIKEIKIEIDPLPVITDPREAFKQGNLLSPSRKFVKGDVADAFTKCKYIFEGRAESGGQEHLYLETQGAYAYPTEHDSVKIFSSTQGPTQVQRTAARVLGVGMNHVEVDVPRLGGGFGGKEDQASAWGTMAAMAAWILKRPAKCIPHRMEDMRMTGKRNPYSTDYKIGLDEAYNILAYEATFYQNGGAAADLSPAILERTLFHASNSYNIPHVKVTAHSCKTNLPPNTAFRGFGGPQGMFVIEAAIDHAAKKLRVAPDIIQQKNLMKNGDEFPYGQIVSECQAQPCWEEVMKEYDVEAIKKEVDSFNRQNQFHKKGFSLMPVCFGISFTNTMMNQARALVHVYSDATVGVSTGAVEMGQGVNSKMLQVAATCFGISPQKVKLESTNTSRVANTSPSAASSTADLNGKALLDACNQVKERLLSFIKTELTDEEGADVEIKEEVVHINNEASVFNWKNVVQQAFLKRINLSAKGHYATPFIHYDKTIEKGHPFAYHVYGTALTTVTVDCLRGTYEIDAVKAVHDFGSSMNRAVDLGQCEGGIVQGIGWMTMEEVVYDAEGKLLSNALSTYKIPDIYAVPKTIDVKFLNTDGNEMAIFRSKAVGEPPLMYGIGAYFAIRNAVLSFNPAAGIPYSAPITPEKVLMALYSNNGR from the coding sequence ATGGAGGGAGCCTTGTTTGTAAAGGTTTTTGATTCACCGCTGGCACATGGCAAAATAAATAAGCTTGATTTTTCTGCAGCTGAAAAGCTGGATGGTATTGTAAAAATATTTTCCTGTAAAGACATCCCGGGGGAGAACCAGGTCGGCGGCATCATCCCCGATGAACCCTTTTTAGCTGACCAGGAAGTTCACTACCGTGGGCAACCGGTTTTGCTGGTGGTGGCAGAAAACGAAGACGCTGCTGAGGAAGCCATCAAAGAAATTAAAATTGAAATTGACCCACTGCCTGTCATCACCGATCCCCGGGAAGCCTTCAAACAGGGAAATTTATTAAGCCCTTCAAGAAAATTTGTAAAGGGAGACGTGGCCGATGCTTTCACAAAGTGTAAATATATTTTTGAGGGAAGGGCAGAATCCGGCGGACAGGAACATCTTTACCTCGAAACGCAGGGAGCCTATGCTTATCCAACCGAGCACGATAGTGTGAAAATATTTTCCTCCACACAGGGCCCCACACAGGTACAGCGTACGGCAGCAAGGGTATTGGGAGTAGGGATGAATCATGTAGAAGTGGATGTGCCCCGTCTTGGCGGCGGCTTTGGCGGCAAGGAAGACCAGGCATCGGCATGGGGTACCATGGCGGCTATGGCAGCATGGATATTAAAACGCCCTGCCAAATGCATTCCGCACCGGATGGAAGATATGCGGATGACGGGTAAAAGAAATCCGTACAGCACGGATTATAAGATCGGGCTGGATGAAGCGTATAACATCCTTGCTTACGAAGCTACTTTTTACCAGAACGGAGGTGCGGCTGCAGACCTTTCACCAGCCATTTTAGAACGCACTTTATTTCATGCCAGCAACAGTTATAATATCCCGCATGTAAAAGTCACTGCACATTCCTGTAAGACAAACCTGCCTCCCAATACCGCATTCCGCGGCTTTGGCGGTCCGCAGGGAATGTTTGTGATAGAAGCTGCGATCGATCATGCGGCAAAAAAACTACGGGTTGCCCCGGATATTATCCAGCAGAAGAACCTGATGAAGAACGGCGACGAATTTCCCTACGGTCAGATCGTTTCGGAATGCCAGGCACAGCCATGCTGGGAAGAAGTGATGAAGGAATACGATGTGGAAGCAATAAAAAAAGAGGTTGATTCCTTTAACCGGCAAAATCAATTTCATAAAAAAGGATTTTCACTCATGCCGGTTTGTTTCGGGATCTCTTTTACCAACACCATGATGAACCAGGCAAGGGCATTGGTGCATGTATACTCAGACGCAACAGTGGGAGTGAGCACAGGAGCTGTGGAAATGGGACAGGGGGTGAATTCGAAAATGCTGCAGGTGGCTGCCACCTGCTTTGGTATCTCTCCCCAAAAAGTGAAACTGGAAAGCACCAATACATCAAGGGTCGCCAATACATCCCCTTCCGCGGCAAGTTCTACTGCCGACCTGAACGGCAAAGCATTGCTGGATGCATGCAACCAGGTAAAAGAACGGCTGCTCTCATTCATTAAAACGGAATTGACGGATGAAGAAGGTGCAGATGTGGAAATAAAGGAGGAGGTTGTTCATATAAACAATGAGGCCTCTGTATTCAACTGGAAAAATGTGGTTCAGCAGGCTTTTCTCAAACGCATCAACCTGAGCGCCAAAGGACATTACGCCACGCCGTTCATTCATTATGATAAGACAATAGAGAAGGGCCATCCATTTGCATACCATGTTTATGGTACAGCACTTACAACTGTAACAGTTGACTGTTTGAGGGGAACGTATGAAATTGATGCCGTAAAAGCGGTGCATGATTTTGGCAGCAGTATGAACCGGGCCGTTGATCTTGGCCAGTGCGAAGGCGGGATCGTTCAGGGTATCGGCTGGATGACGATGGAAGAAGTGGTTTATGATGCCGAAGGGAAATTATTATCCAATGCATTGTCAACCTATAAAATACCCGACATCTATGCTGTTCCCAAGACCATTGATGTGAAATTCCTGAATACCGACGGAAATGAGATGGCCATCTTCCGGTCAAAAGCAGTAGGAGAGCCACCCTTGATGTATGGCATCGGAGCCTACTTTGCCATCCGCAATGCTGTTCTGTCATTTAATCCGGCTGCCGGTATCCCCTATTCGGCTCCCATCACGCCGGAAAAGGTATTGATGGCTTTATACTCCAACAATGGCAGGTAA
- the allB gene encoding allantoinase AllB gives MAGKRSIYSNRCWLDGKLQPATICFEHSLITELFTGKTEGAEDAGDNILMPGIIDAHVHINEPGRTDWEGFDTGTQAAAAGGITTIADMPLNASPVTTNVNAFNEKLHESKDKLHVNVGFYGGLIPGNQNDLEGLIQAGVLGIKCFLTHSGIDEFPNVTEKELDAAMPVIAKYHIPLLLHCELEGERTDQLMKYPTSYAAYLASRPKAWENEAVDLVIKLCRKHRCATHIVHVSSAEALGKIQKAKQEGLPLTAETCAHYIYFNAENIPDADCLYKCAPPIREKENNELLKKALKDGVLDFIATDHSPAPPAIKELESGNLQKAWGGIAGLQFLLPVAWTAMKETISLEKFIPLLTEHPAAFLQTDHRKGKLAVGYDADLVVWNPEERYEVKTEDILHRHNCSPYTGQRLYGTVQQTIINGMTVYGNKKIIQKNAGQWLLRK, from the coding sequence ATGGCAGGTAAACGATCCATATACAGTAACCGTTGCTGGCTGGATGGAAAACTTCAGCCTGCAACAATTTGTTTTGAGCATAGCCTCATCACAGAATTATTCACGGGTAAGACCGAAGGGGCTGAAGACGCCGGTGACAATATCTTGATGCCGGGGATCATTGATGCCCATGTTCACATCAACGAACCGGGGAGAACAGACTGGGAAGGATTTGATACGGGTACCCAGGCTGCTGCCGCGGGCGGCATCACCACGATTGCCGACATGCCGCTGAATGCAAGCCCGGTCACCACAAACGTGAACGCATTCAATGAAAAATTGCATGAATCAAAAGATAAACTGCATGTGAATGTCGGTTTCTATGGGGGACTGATCCCGGGGAATCAAAATGACCTGGAAGGTTTGATACAGGCAGGCGTACTTGGTATTAAATGTTTCCTTACCCATTCCGGCATTGATGAATTTCCGAATGTTACGGAGAAAGAACTTGATGCAGCCATGCCGGTCATCGCAAAATATCATATTCCCCTGCTGCTGCATTGTGAGCTGGAGGGGGAACGTACCGATCAATTGATGAAATACCCGACCAGCTATGCGGCATACCTGGCCAGCCGGCCAAAGGCATGGGAGAACGAAGCGGTTGACCTGGTGATAAAGCTTTGCCGTAAACATCGTTGTGCAACACATATCGTACATGTATCATCCGCAGAAGCGTTGGGGAAGATCCAAAAAGCAAAACAAGAGGGATTGCCTTTGACGGCAGAGACCTGCGCTCATTATATTTACTTTAATGCTGAAAATATTCCCGATGCAGACTGTTTATATAAATGTGCGCCACCCATCCGTGAAAAGGAAAATAATGAACTGCTGAAAAAAGCATTGAAGGACGGAGTACTGGATTTTATTGCTACCGATCATTCGCCTGCACCACCGGCTATTAAGGAACTGGAAAGCGGTAACCTGCAAAAAGCATGGGGCGGTATTGCCGGCCTTCAGTTTTTGTTACCTGTTGCATGGACGGCCATGAAAGAGACCATTTCCCTGGAAAAATTCATTCCTTTGCTTACGGAACACCCGGCTGCGTTTTTACAGACAGATCACCGGAAAGGAAAACTGGCTGTTGGATATGATGCTGATCTGGTTGTGTGGAACCCGGAAGAAAGATATGAAGTGAAGACGGAAGATATCCTGCACCGGCATAACTGCAGCCCGTATACCGGGCAGCGATTATACGGAACGGTGCAGCAAACAATCATAAACGGGATGACGGTTTACGGTAATAAAAAAATAATTCAGAAAAACGCAGGACAATGGCTTTTGAGAAAGTAA
- a CDS encoding XdhC family protein codes for MDVWEFIHAKLSATVPVLLLYVLESEGSSPGRKGFKMAVSADGTFCGTIGGGIMEHKLVEKAKDILRKNEKSVLLLRQHHDKEHAGNQSGMICSGSQLNAFIPVSTNAKGIIEAVISGKKTLIELSPQGIRPAKGSVQGLQYKTDADWFYSEAINEQPVIHIIGGGHVSLALSELMHFLGFYVNVYDDRQDLNTMQQNSFADEKHSIRGYDEINAFMAPAENDYVVVISFGYRTDKAAMRQLLKGKFFYLGLIGSDRKVQTLFAELKEEGISAEVLARVHAPVGINIYSKTAPEIAVSIAAEIIREKNKDLSTGRKY; via the coding sequence ATGGATGTGTGGGAATTCATACATGCTAAATTATCGGCCACTGTACCCGTGCTGTTGTTATATGTATTGGAGAGCGAAGGAAGTTCGCCGGGAAGAAAAGGATTTAAGATGGCAGTGTCTGCCGACGGAACATTTTGCGGCACCATTGGCGGAGGTATCATGGAACATAAACTGGTGGAAAAAGCAAAGGACATACTTCGGAAAAATGAAAAGAGTGTTTTACTGTTGCGGCAGCATCATGATAAGGAACATGCCGGCAATCAGTCGGGGATGATCTGCAGCGGCAGCCAGCTGAATGCGTTCATTCCTGTTTCAACCAATGCCAAAGGAATTATCGAGGCGGTCATTTCCGGAAAAAAGACCCTCATTGAACTATCGCCACAGGGAATACGACCTGCCAAAGGATCCGTACAGGGACTTCAGTATAAAACAGATGCTGATTGGTTTTACAGTGAAGCCATCAACGAGCAACCGGTGATACATATAATCGGCGGCGGGCACGTAAGTCTTGCTTTATCGGAACTGATGCATTTCCTGGGGTTTTATGTAAACGTATATGATGACAGGCAGGACCTGAATACCATGCAGCAAAATTCCTTTGCTGATGAAAAGCATTCTATCCGCGGCTATGATGAGATCAATGCCTTCATGGCCCCGGCAGAGAACGATTACGTAGTGGTCATTTCATTTGGTTATCGTACTGATAAGGCTGCCATGAGACAATTGCTGAAAGGAAAGTTCTTTTACCTGGGGCTGATCGGCAGCGACCGAAAAGTTCAAACCCTGTTCGCTGAATTAAAAGAAGAGGGGATCTCCGCAGAAGTACTGGCCAGGGTACATGCGCCTGTCGGCATCAATATTTACAGTAAGACAGCACCGGAAATTGCCGTCAGCATTGCCGCCGAGATCATCCGGGAGAAAAATAAGGACCTGTCTACCGGAAGAAAATACTGA
- a CDS encoding phosphoenolpyruvate kinase — protein MSTTIPTNQKEQLFSKLKDANTAFQQIYPGDRSERQPVHTLYGGANLFKYDAAISLGKRALEIFETYAPDHKVFGKVFGMDTVSGFSNKVYDKVIAKLKAEAIEDFRIDFEDGYGNRSNEEEDETALTAALEVARGMKEKTLSPFIGIRIKPFAEEMKERGLRTLDIFISTLVKETGGRLPDNFVVMLPKVTIPEQPAALASFFDILEEELKIEKGILKMEMMVETTQSIMAIDGTNPLYKFIRAANGRCIAMHFGTYDYTASCSITAKYQEMDHPVCDFAHHMTKVALAHTGIWLSDGATNTMPIGPHRGDHLTKEQMQENMDTVHRAWRKGYDHIRHSLWNGFYQGWDLNPAQFPMRYAAVFAFFLESYDDAVERLKTFVEKAARATLIGDVFDDAATGQGLLNYFLRALNSGAITEEEVLVTGLTLDEIRGRSFKRILENRKK, from the coding sequence ATGAGTACTACAATTCCAACGAATCAAAAAGAACAATTATTCAGTAAGTTAAAAGATGCTAATACTGCTTTCCAGCAAATTTATCCCGGCGACCGGAGTGAACGCCAGCCCGTGCATACCCTGTACGGCGGCGCCAACCTGTTTAAATACGATGCAGCCATATCACTTGGGAAAAGAGCGCTGGAGATATTTGAGACCTATGCACCCGATCACAAAGTGTTCGGAAAAGTATTCGGCATGGATACCGTTTCGGGATTCAGCAATAAAGTATATGATAAGGTAATTGCAAAACTGAAGGCGGAAGCCATTGAAGATTTCCGGATCGATTTTGAAGACGGTTACGGCAATCGCAGCAACGAAGAAGAAGATGAAACTGCCCTTACCGCTGCATTGGAGGTTGCAAGGGGTATGAAAGAAAAGACCCTGTCGCCTTTTATCGGCATCCGCATAAAACCGTTTGCAGAAGAAATGAAGGAGAGAGGCCTGCGCACCCTGGATATATTCATCAGCACATTGGTAAAGGAAACCGGTGGGAGACTGCCGGATAATTTTGTGGTCATGCTTCCGAAGGTTACCATACCTGAACAACCTGCCGCCCTTGCTTCTTTTTTTGATATTCTTGAAGAAGAATTGAAAATTGAAAAAGGTATTTTGAAAATGGAGATGATGGTGGAGACCACCCAATCCATCATGGCGATCGACGGAACCAATCCTTTATATAAATTCATCAGGGCTGCCAACGGAAGATGTATTGCCATGCATTTCGGCACCTATGATTATACCGCAAGCTGCAGCATTACGGCAAAGTACCAGGAAATGGATCATCCTGTTTGTGATTTTGCACATCACATGACGAAAGTGGCGCTGGCTCATACCGGCATCTGGCTGAGCGATGGCGCAACCAATACCATGCCCATTGGTCCGCACCGGGGCGATCACTTAACGAAAGAACAGATGCAGGAGAATATGGACACCGTGCACCGTGCCTGGAGAAAGGGATATGATCATATCCGGCACTCCTTGTGGAATGGCTTTTACCAGGGATGGGACCTGAACCCGGCGCAGTTTCCCATGCGCTATGCTGCTGTATTTGCCTTCTTCCTGGAGAGCTATGACGATGCCGTGGAACGCCTGAAAACATTTGTAGAGAAAGCAGCCCGGGCAACATTGATCGGCGATGTTTTTGATGATGCCGCAACCGGGCAGGGGTTGCTGAATTATTTTTTACGGGCCCTGAACAGCGGTGCTATCACGGAAGAAGAAGTGCTGGTAACAGGATTAACGCTGGATGAGATACGTGGACGTTCTTTCAAGCGGATCTTAGAAAACCGGAAAAAGTAA
- a CDS encoding glycoside hydrolase family 3 C-terminal domain-containing protein translates to MTRSVITPVLLTIALFLAAGVHAQDKRSFPMWDANLPVEQRVNDLVSRLTLEEKVAQMLNAAPAIPRLGIPAYEWWNEVLHGVARTPYKTTSFPQAIAMAATWDTNSLRRMADYSATEGRAIYNKAFETNSIGNRYQGLTYWTPNINIFRDPRWGRGQETYGEDPFLTSMLARAFVHGLQGDDPKYLKAAACAKHFAVHSGPESTRHSDNFNPSAYDLWDTYLPAFKELVVDAKVAGVMCAYNAINTQPCCANDLLMNDILRNQWKFTGYVTSDCWAVDDFFRYHKTHKDLTSAAVDAVIHGTDLECGNSVYRTLFDAVKNGLIKEEQLDVSLKRLFAIRFRLGMFDPGSKVKYAQIPFSKLEAPEHKAHALKMAQQSIVLLRNENNTLPLSKKLKKIVVLGPNADNKISVLGNYNGTPSKVISVLEGIKEKTGANTEVVYENAVGYASDTLMLYENLRTRFSAGNRLGVKAEYFNNEKLEGEPVYTTTDNEIDHYWNEGQAPAPEVGSTHYSARYTTTLVAAKDEQMNFEIEGDDGYRIFINDSLMVNAWPRNRSGSKQFQLPVNKDGHYKITVEFCQSEGNAFIRLRSGHYVKTDFAALANRVKDADAIVFVGGISPQLEGEEMPVAVPGFKGGDRTSILLPAVQTELMKALKATGRPVVFVIMTGSALAVTWESENIPAIVNAWYGGQSAGMAVADVLFGDYNPAGRLPVTFYKADADLPDFSNYDMAGRTYRYFTGEALYPFGYGLSYTRFNYDMLSIPSSVKAGKHVTLKARITNTGKRDGEEVVQLYISHLDLFAKAPVKALKGFQRISLKAGQSRTVSFTLTPEQLSLVNESGKTYQPKGSVMISIGGAQPGIMNKTTSNVIRKKISVR, encoded by the coding sequence ATGACAAGATCAGTAATCACTCCTGTGCTGTTGACCATTGCTTTGTTTTTGGCAGCTGGCGTTCATGCGCAGGACAAAAGATCATTCCCCATGTGGGATGCCAACCTGCCCGTTGAGCAACGGGTCAATGACCTGGTGAGCCGGTTAACCCTTGAAGAAAAAGTGGCACAGATGCTTAATGCTGCTCCGGCCATTCCCCGCCTGGGCATACCGGCTTATGAATGGTGGAATGAAGTGCTGCACGGCGTGGCAAGAACGCCGTACAAGACAACCTCTTTCCCACAGGCGATCGCCATGGCCGCAACATGGGATACCAACTCCCTGCGCCGCATGGCTGATTATTCTGCAACCGAAGGAAGAGCCATTTATAATAAGGCCTTCGAGACCAACAGCATCGGCAACAGGTACCAGGGATTAACATACTGGACGCCTAATATCAATATTTTCCGTGACCCACGCTGGGGCCGCGGACAGGAAACCTATGGGGAAGATCCTTTCCTGACCTCTATGCTGGCAAGAGCATTCGTGCACGGCTTGCAGGGCGATGACCCGAAGTATTTAAAAGCTGCAGCCTGTGCCAAACACTTTGCTGTTCACAGTGGACCAGAGTCAACCCGGCACTCGGATAATTTTAATCCGTCTGCCTATGATCTTTGGGATACTTATTTACCTGCTTTTAAAGAACTGGTTGTGGATGCTAAAGTGGCAGGTGTGATGTGTGCGTATAATGCCATCAATACGCAACCTTGCTGCGCCAACGACCTGTTAATGAATGATATTCTCCGAAATCAATGGAAGTTTACCGGCTATGTAACCAGTGACTGCTGGGCCGTGGATGATTTTTTCCGGTATCATAAGACCCATAAGGATCTGACCAGTGCCGCCGTGGACGCCGTAATACACGGCACCGACCTGGAATGCGGCAACTCCGTTTACAGAACATTGTTCGATGCGGTAAAGAACGGGTTGATCAAAGAAGAACAACTGGACGTATCATTAAAAAGGCTGTTCGCCATCCGCTTCCGCCTGGGTATGTTCGATCCGGGTTCTAAGGTGAAATACGCACAGATCCCTTTCTCCAAACTGGAGGCCCCGGAACACAAAGCCCATGCGTTGAAAATGGCACAGCAATCCATCGTCCTGCTCCGGAATGAGAACAACACATTGCCCCTTTCAAAAAAATTAAAGAAAATCGTTGTGCTTGGGCCCAATGCAGATAATAAGATCTCTGTACTGGGTAATTACAACGGAACCCCTTCAAAGGTCATCTCCGTATTGGAAGGTATAAAAGAAAAAACCGGTGCAAATACAGAAGTGGTTTATGAAAATGCAGTCGGCTATGCCAGTGATACACTGATGCTGTATGAAAACCTCCGTACCCGTTTCAGTGCCGGCAACAGGCTTGGCGTAAAAGCGGAATATTTCAATAATGAAAAATTAGAAGGCGAGCCGGTCTATACAACCACCGACAACGAGATCGACCATTACTGGAACGAGGGACAAGCCCCCGCGCCGGAAGTTGGAAGTACACACTATTCAGCCCGCTATACCACCACCCTGGTTGCTGCAAAAGACGAACAGATGAATTTCGAGATCGAAGGAGACGATGGCTACCGCATTTTTATAAACGATTCCCTCATGGTCAATGCATGGCCCAGGAACCGCTCAGGCAGCAAACAATTTCAATTACCTGTAAACAAAGACGGTCATTATAAAATAACCGTGGAATTCTGTCAATCAGAAGGCAATGCATTTATCCGGCTCAGATCGGGCCACTATGTAAAGACTGATTTTGCTGCTCTTGCCAACCGGGTAAAAGATGCTGATGCGATCGTTTTTGTGGGTGGTATATCCCCGCAGCTGGAAGGAGAAGAAATGCCGGTGGCCGTTCCCGGTTTTAAAGGCGGTGACCGTACAAGTATCTTATTACCTGCTGTGCAGACGGAATTGATGAAAGCACTGAAAGCAACCGGCAGGCCGGTGGTCTTTGTTATCATGACCGGCAGTGCACTTGCCGTTACCTGGGAAAGTGAAAATATACCCGCCATCGTAAATGCCTGGTACGGGGGTCAAAGTGCGGGTATGGCGGTAGCAGATGTATTGTTCGGTGATTATAATCCGGCCGGCCGTTTACCGGTTACCTTTTATAAAGCTGACGCAGACCTCCCCGATTTCAGCAACTACGATATGGCCGGGAGAACATACCGCTATTTTACCGGCGAAGCATTATACCCGTTTGGTTACGGGCTAAGCTATACCCGTTTTAATTACGATATGCTCAGTATCCCATCTTCCGTTAAAGCCGGAAAACATGTCACTTTGAAGGCAAGGATAACCAATACCGGGAAAAGGGATGGAGAAGAAGTGGTCCAGTTATATATATCACACCTGGATCTGTTTGCCAAAGCGCCTGTTAAAGCCCTCAAAGGGTTCCAGCGCATCTCGTTGAAAGCAGGACAAAGCAGGACCGTGTCATTCACTTTAACGCCTGAACAATTATCGTTGGTTAACGAATCAGGAAAAACATATCAGCCAAAAGGTTCGGTAATGATCAGTATTGGTGGAGCACAGCCCGGGATAATGAATAAAACAACGTCCAATGTGATCCGGAAAAAGATCTCTGTCCGGTAG